CTAAGGATACTGATGATTCAACCGATTTAATTTCAGTCGCTCGCTTACATCAACAAGCTTTTGATATTGTAGCACTAGCGGCTTCTGCCAACGGCATTAATGCTATAATTCAAATTCTTTCTCAATTACCCCCTTCTTTTCCCGTTCCTATTGTGGTCGTCCAACATTTATCTCCTAATTATCCAAGTTATTTACCTCAAATTTTTGACTGTCGAACTTTGTTAAAAGTAAAGTCAGCCGAAGATGGTGAAAAACTAAATCCATCAACAGTTTATGTTGCACCACCAAATTATCATTTATTAGCGAAGCCTGACGGAACGCTTGCACTTAATCAAACACCCAAAGTACATTTCGTGCGTCCGTCTGCTGATATATTATTTGATTCAGTGGCCGAAAGTTACCGAGAAAGAGCGATCGCAGTAGTTTTGACGGGTGCTGATATGGATGGTTCTAACGGAGTACGATCGATTAAAAAGATGGGCGGTAAGGTAATCGCCCAAGATAAAAACACATCTACGATTTTTGGGATGCCAGCTGCGGCGATCGAGACTGGCTGCGTAGACTTTATCTTGCCATTAGGGGAAATCGCAGCAGCAATAGCGAACTTGGTGATGAAAGGAGCGATCGTATGAGTATTGTTTCACCAGACCCCGAATTTGAAATTTTACTACAGTATCTCAAGCGCAATCGCGGTTTTGATTTCACGGGTTACAAACGTCCCAGTTTAATGCGCTTGATGAGAAAACGCATCCAAAGAGTAGGAGTACAATCTTTTAGCGAATATCTCGATTACCTACAAGTGCATCCTAGCGAAGTTAACCAGCTTTTCGATGCTCTTTTACTCAACGTTACTAATTTTTTTCGCGAACCGGCTGGTTGGCAAGTATTAACAGACGAAATTATTCCCCGGATTCTCTCTGCCAAACCAAACAACGAACCAATTCGGATTTGGAGTGCTGGTTGTGCTTCCGGAGAAGAAGCTTACACGATC
This DNA window, taken from Leptolyngbyaceae cyanobacterium, encodes the following:
- a CDS encoding chemotaxis protein CheB codes for the protein MNIEQPNQFTKDTDDSTDLISVARLHQQAFDIVALAASANGINAIIQILSQLPPSFPVPIVVVQHLSPNYPSYLPQIFDCRTLLKVKSAEDGEKLNPSTVYVAPPNYHLLAKPDGTLALNQTPKVHFVRPSADILFDSVAESYRERAIAVVLTGADMDGSNGVRSIKKMGGKVIAQDKNTSTIFGMPAAAIETGCVDFILPLGEIAAAIANLVMKGAIV